Proteins from a genomic interval of Zingiber officinale cultivar Zhangliang chromosome 1B, Zo_v1.1, whole genome shotgun sequence:
- the LOC121986739 gene encoding SPX domain-containing protein 1-like, with product MKFGKNLSSQIEETLPEWRDKFLSYKDLKRRLKLISGADLPAKRAKLADEVAVGDNAPSSTAEEEEEEEFVSLLEAELDKFNTFFVEKEEEYIIRQKDLQDRVTAAISRGSKEELMKVRKEIVNFHGEMVLLENYSALNYTGLVKILKKYDKRTGALIRQPFIQKVLKQPFFTTDLLNKLVKECVAMLDHLFSKNDPPSTSGESNTENGERKPAQSGSCLAAGVPELEEIEYMESLYMKSTIVALRSLKQIRSRSSTVSFFSLPPLKSNGLEERWGNSVPVVEQVAE from the exons ATGAAGTTTGGGAAGAACCTCAGCAGCCAGATCGAGGAGACGCTGCCGGAGTGGAGGGATAAGTTCCTCTCCTACAAGGACCTCAAGCGGCGACTCAAGCTAATATCCGGCGCCGATCTGCCGGCCAAGCGGGCCAAGTTGGCCGATGAGGTGGCCGTCGGCGACAACGCGCCTTCCTCCACggctgaggaggaggaggaggaggagttcGTGAGTCTCCTTGAGGCCGAGCTTGACAAGTTTAATACTTTCTTCGTCGAGAAGGAGGAGGAGTACATCATCCGCCAAAAG GACTTGCAGGATCGAGTCACTGCAGCCATCTCTAGGGGTTCCAAGGAGGAGTTGATGAAAGTAAGGAAGGAAATTGTAAACTTTCATGGAGAGATGGTTCTTCTCGAGAACTACAGTGCCCTGAACTACACTG GTCTAGTGAAAATACTGAAGAAGTATGATAAAAGAACTGGAGCACTTATCAGGCAGCCCTTCATCCAAAAGGTTCTTAAGCAGCCATTCTTTACGACCGATCTGCTTAACAAGCTTGTGAAGGAGTGTGTGGCGATGCTTGACCACCTCTTCTCCAAGAACGACCCACCATCAACTTCAGGAGAAAGCAACACAGAGAACGGAGAAAGGAAGCCAGCACAATCAGGCTCCTGTTTGGCCGCAGGGGTTCCAGAGTTGGAGGAGATCGAGTATATGGAGAGCTTATACATGAAGAGCACGATAGTAGCACTGCGGTCCTTGAAACAGATTAGGAGTAGAAGTTCGACGGTCAGTTTCTTTTCACTGCCTCCTTTGAAGAGTAATGGGTTGGAAGAAAGGTGGGGAAATAGCGTTCCTGTGGTAGAACAAGTAGCTGAGTAA